One Antennarius striatus isolate MH-2024 chromosome 9, ASM4005453v1, whole genome shotgun sequence genomic window, atgtttacattcttcctaggaacacaaggtttgttaacatcataaatagtcaaaacaagaagttgaccttgccagtgttctccacaagaatataacaattatattaacctctttcagcagacagtgtttatacaagaattaaccagtttgttgcagacactttaacagtttcacatggcattatattgtcaaaaaatatcaacatgctctcaaagttaatgttatcccatgttatcacaaatacatgttttttttggttgttttttttgttcattagtccatgtttgtgacatcaatgatgttgatttttttcgactgttccatgaaatacttgacgtgtccaaaatcgtagagctcccaatatcgaagtgactctgttgtactgatctctggtgtagtaacaattcttgtccgtctttattgctcgtatttcaccaactcctctgcactcctgatcaccattgtttttcatctggtctggagaaagcccctttgttttgatgaagatcctgcagttgtttgtccaggtgttgtcgatcagtccattcttcttcagttgtcgagctttttcggcgatatcagcattctttttagtgagattaacattaatgtagacattttttcctttcagtttgaagccttgtttcaaaagagcaatcttgtgtttacgattgctgaattttatcagcactgcaggtggtctcctacctccagatggtaatgggtaacatgtctcaatctggtcccgatctatagttatctccagatccctcagttgagaactcattTGTTGCTCCAGAcattcgatgtcagcgctagccacaGGATTTCtttaattcctcggcttgattttgattccagtgataatcacatcatttatacgaatgctttgttccaaatcatccattctttgttgtccctgttccaagacaataatttttcggtctttttcatccatgtctttctgcattttcttcattttgtccttcatttcttccaaggcgtcttgcaacggttttagcttttcttccaactttttatcaaagtcactccaaaacttatcaaagttgctctttaactcactctttaattttttcatagagaccatctggtctttagtatcctctgattttccttttggtttcgtcattttgcagagaataagcgAGAGTCattctgggtatgagttagagagatagcgacaacaggagacagaagaaagacgtctgctcccatTGAGAGCCAGAAGTATCATAATTATGGTGTAAATTAATAAGCTACATTTAAAtaagtttgtcatttttaaactgCTTATCTAGAACCGGCCATGGAGGACACAATCTGAGCAGAGGTGCCCATACTTTACAGGCCAAccaagagacatagtctctccagcgtttcctaggtcttccctgaaGCCTCCTCCTGGGAGGAAATGCCCAGAACAActccctagggaggcatccaggaggcatctggaacacATGCCCAGCCACCTCAGCTGGACTCGacgtggaggagcagcggctctactccgagttCCTcgctggtgactgagctcctcaccgtGTCTCTAAGGGTGTGCTCAGCCACTCTagggaggaaactcatttcaaccaCTTGTATCTGGGCTCTTGTCCCTTCTTTCATGACCCAAATTTCATAAAAATAGGTAAGAGTAGGAACATActgtagattgaccggtaattcatgactgcatcactgcagacgctgcaccgatccatctgtcaatctcacgttccgtctttccctcactcatgaaccaGACCCCAACTTATTTGAGCTCCTCCAATTGGGGCAAAAACTCCCAACCGATCAGGAGAGGCTAGACCACATTTCCCGGTCAAGAACCAAGGCCATGACCATGAGCATTTGGAGTTTGACGATCCTCATCCAAACTgcatcacactcagctgcaaatgGCCCCAGTGCActctgaaggtccaggtttgatgaggccaacaggacaacatcatccgCAAAAATCAGAGATTAATTCCTTTGATCTCCAACCCAGactttggtcatacagggactggACAGACCCCTACTctcgaagcactccccacaaaaTACCACAAGGGACAcgatcaaatgccttttccagATTCACAAAACACATATGGattggttgggcaaactcccacaAATCCTCATGGACTCAATGGAAAGTGTAGAGCTGATCCAGTGTCCAGCAACCGggatgaaaaatgcattttccaTCCGAATCCGAGGTTCAACTATAGGTCTGATCCttctctccagtaccctggaataaaCCTTCCCTAGGAAGCTGAGAAGTGaaatccccctatagttggagtGGCAGTAGCTAAGTCAGTAGagtgggtcatccaatgatccaaggtcggcggttcgattcccactcccgacCATTCACTCTAGGAGTGTGAGctgtcagtgggaggtgccagctcacctccctaacactgccgaggtgcccttgagcaaggcactgtcttCTCAACAAGCTGCTCACTCTGGGCGCTTCAAAGATAGGAATGTCCGTCACTCGGCctccctgtatttactgcatgtctacaggccccttgtgtgtgtgtggggggggcctgtacaaaaacatatatatgcatgattactAACCGCAAGTGAAAAGacaataatttccctacagggatcattaaagtatacttcttctttgGAAATACTGAACAATTTCTGGCTCCATAAACATTATAATTAAgccttttaaataataattggaTAACTTTTAACTCTTGGAGGAGATGTATCAATGCCTAACATTTGATAAGCCCTGGGACAGCCAATAAAAGTCATTCATGTGGCAGCAGTGTTTAATTGACTGAACCAAGTCATCATGctacaagaaaaacaaaagcaagcagttctctgctgctgtgagATAGTGGATAGTCATGTTGAGTAATCAAACTTACAAGAGGAGAATTGGTGTGCTCCCAGAGGATTCCTGCCCTGAAGAAAAAAGCTTGAAAGTGTCAGCAATGTTAAACTTCTTGGTCTATAAATCCAACTGATGGCGgcaatggaaaacaaacagatctCCCTTTATCCTCTCTGTCCTTTTATTGGTCTGAAAATGTTTCATAGGCCCCAACTGTGAAGGATTTGCTTTATGAGAAATTGAAGACATCTCTCCCACATAACAGACAGTCTCTAAAGTATTTTGGGAGTGTTTTTACTTTCCATATTTTGAGCTGCTGACATTTTCACTAAATGAACCCAAATGCATCAGATGACGGAAATGACAAGGATGCAATCTGGAgaaaggaggtgtgtgtgtgtgagtgtgtgtcttgcAAATTGCCACCATTAATATTTTTGACAACATAATCTCATGTCTTTCAGTAAGTTCTAACTAATGCATCATCTATTGAGTAGGCCTAAGGAGTCATATTGAAACATAGCTCATCTAAAGATATCAATGTGTACCTGCAGACAGTGTCTTTTATTTGACTCTGCACCGAGCATAGAGGATAGACTCAGACCAATCCTTCATAGCAGTCTCACCACACCTGGAAATCACATCGACAAGGATAGTTTCAGTTCATTGTTGCAAACCAGTAGTTCCACATACATTTCCAGATGTGGGATTCAATTTCAGAGACCTGCATTCAACCTGTCTGACACTTGCCAAGCAtagtatgaaaacaaatattttaaaaaagaacaaattttaaatgacacaatGTACATATAAACATCCACTGTTTTCTTGGCTCTTAATTTGTGTTCTTCAGAATTATTTTCCCATTATTATTGCCTGTAGAAGCTGCATCATGTGCTTGAATATCAGAGACTATGTGGGGGAGAGAGTGACACAGGAGGCAAAGCTCCTGTGTGGGCTTTAGAGTTAAGACAAGTGCAATAGAGTAAATGGGATAATCAGGGTTTACAGATCTGTGTGGCTCCAGTGACGCAGGGCTTTACGCTGCCTAATAGAGCATATCTGACATCTGCCAAGCCCTGACCCTTCCGCTGACATCAGGACCCCTGGATGACCCCATCACATTCCACCTGAACCAGACTGTCTGGTTCATCTGACTTGATATTTCTGAGCAGGTTTATCTATGAAGAACAGGGTTGTCTCTGAAAGAACATGTTACAGGGCTCATCAAAGTAATCAGGGACTTCTGGTGAGGAGCTGCAGACCCTGACCTGAAGGTGTAAGCAGTTGAAAGGGAACAGATTTATGGGCTGAAAAAGAATTGATTTCCTGATAGTTTAAAGAGATCAATTCCCTACATGGCTTTGTGAGTTGTTCCAATATTAACGCACGGTATGCCAGAATGTATTTCATGTGGCAGGTGTCATAAAGAGTCCCGTTCTAAGTCACATCCTAAACCAGCCCACAGAGGGCGACATGGCAACATGGAGTATGCTTTCAATGCAGATCGCCATCAATTGAATCTGACAGAAAATACTAAATACATAGCCATGAATATCTCAGGTTatgtatttacatgtattttgttttttcatgtataATTTATGTTCACTTATCAATGTTCTATTCAATAATAGGCCATAAATACTCTAATGGCTCCAAATACTATTTTATGTAGAAATTAATTCAGGTGCAACAACAATTCAGAGCACATCTGAAGGCTAAAATCGTCAGATTAACGGGTTCTTGATAGGTATTTAATTGAGTGTGATCTGGTTCATAAAGTCATGCAGTGTATCTTTCAGCGCGATCGTGTGCGCCGGGGTTTCAGCGAAAAGCAggatgggaggggggcgggATGAAGCGCATCTGACGCCCTCATCGGACTTGACTTTGCAGACAGACGCAACATGTCGTGTGGGCAGGTAACAGTTAATTTCTACACATCGCGGAAAATATGTTGAACTAAACAAAGTTGATAAGGCAAACTGGATTCCCCGAGCACATTCAGATTAGATTAACGGGATTATTTGTTGGCAGTATAATGAGAGTTTTGAGAAATACGATGGATATGCGCGTAAGGAGGTTCTTCTGAAGAGCAGATGTTCGGCCGTGCCAAATTGACACTTGATGAGCAGCATATTCAtgcaaattcataaaatcatagGCGTGCCTTTGGGCGATGGAGTCACAGCCGGAAAAGCAAACCCCCTCCTGGATCATCAGCGTCCTTCAAAGACGGTGATGCGCGGCGCTCGGACGCACTGACGGCGGCACAGATGTTTTAgaagggcagagagagagagagcaaggaAAGTTTTCTACGCGCTTTTTCTTGAGTGTCTGCATCGCTTCCTCAGCAAAGCACCAGTTGCTTGCCTCACTGGATCTCCAAAACACAGGTCTATTGTGCAAAACTATCACAAATTGccttcatttatatattttgatttgtATATGTTTACAGTCGAGTCCAAGAAATACAGAGAATCCTGGTGTGGATGACGTTGTCACCTTAGAATCTGTGCGTAAAGACGCGACCACAGATTCCGCTTTTGAgaaatagtttttcttttttctttttaaattttatttcacttgCTTGAGACTTCTCAGCCTTCACCATGTCAGACGACGACAGTAGCTCCACTACCAGCTCCATGTCTGACACAGAAGGCAGCAGCAACATTAGCGTCCTCAACTGGGAGCAAGTGCAGCGGCTGGACGCCATCCTGACGGAGACCATCCCGATCCACGGCCGGGGAAACTTCCCCACTTTGGAGATGCAGCCGCGACAGATCGTTAAAGTGGTGCGTAGTCGGATGGAGGAGAAACAGATCCACGTCCGGGACGTTCGGTTAAATGGCTCCGCAGCCAGCCACATTTTACACGAGGACAGCGGACTGGGCTTCAAGGACCTAGACCTCATATTTTGCGCAGATATGAAAGGTGAAAGTGATTTCCAAACTGTGAAGGACATAGTTCTGGACTGTCTCCTGGATTTTTTACCAGACTGTGTGAATAAAGAAAGGATAACTCCTTTAACATTAAAGGTATTTAGTTcatttgcttcttcttttttttttttttaaagtatgtgATAAAGGTTAATTGCATTTGTGTCAGTTCGGCTTAACTATTATTACGCACCAAGTAATGAGCAATTAGATTAGTTTAGTGATAGTAGAATGTAGAATGTCGGTTTTCTGTAGTTAAGACGATTGAGTTAAACCAATTAAGAAGGGATCCTCAGCTCAGCCACCTAGATCTCAAATCCAAGTATGTTCTATGCTATGTAATATTGGGGTCAATAGCATTAACAAGAAAAGATTTCTAACCACAAAGGAAATTATTAATACAAATAGAACATTGGATGTAATCTATAGTTGAATAATCCAACATTAGGTCCACATGTTTATGTACACTGTATGATTGTTGAATGAATAATGCAGTCTTGAAGGCTGTGTACTTTACATTTATAcatttctctctctgacacacaaatAGGAGGCCTATGTGCAAAAGATGGTGAAGGTGTGCAATGACTCAGACCGCTGGAGCCTTATCTCACTGTCCAACAACCGGGGGAAGAATGTGGAGCTGAAGTTTGTGGACTCTCTCCGGAGGCAGTTTGAGTTCAGTGTGGACTCCTTTCAGATCAAACTGGACTCCCTCCTGCTGTTCTACGAGTGCTCCGAGAACCCAATGTCTGAGACCTTTCACCCCACCATCATGGGTGAGAGCGTTTATGGGGACTTCAGCGAGGCCCTCGATCACCTTTCCCACAAGATCATCTGCACCCGAAACCCGGAGGAAATCAGAGGCGGTGGTCTGCTCAAGTACTGTCATCTGCTGGTGAGGGGTTTCCGGGCGGTTTCCGAGTCAGAGATGAAGTCCCTGCAGCGCTACATGTGTTCACGCTTCTTCATTGACTTCTCTGACATTGGTGAGCAGCAGCGCAAGCTTGAGTCATACCTTCAAAACCACTTTGTGGGCCTGGAGGACCGCAAGTACGACTACTTGATGACCCTCCACGGAGTAGTCAACGAGAGTACGGTGTGCCTGATGGGACACGAGAGGCGTCAGACCTTAGGGCTCATAGCCATGCTGGCAGTGCGAGTTCTGGCTGAGCAGAATGTCATTCCGAATGTGGCTAATGTTACATGTTACTACCAACCTGCTCCTTATGTGGCAGATGGCAACTTCAGTAACTACTACATAGCACAGGTACAGCCAGTGTTTGCTTGCCAGCAGCCTGCATACTCCACCTGGCTGCCCTGTAACTGAGTCTAGCCCAAGGAAAGGAAGTGTGAGAGAATCAGATTTGTTTACACAGGCGTGAGCGGCACAGTCCCAGCCTCAAAACTACCCAGTGTTTGACAGATGACAGAAAGAAGAGTCTTCTTTTAAAAGAGTGTTTTGTTCAGGCTTTGAGTATGAATGTCTGGTGTTCACTTCAAATGCATATTTGAATGTGCGCATCgcacgtttttttttaaaaacaccagCGTCTTATGATTTTACACGAGCCACCCAGGTTTGGTCAAGATGTAACTTGGAAATAAAGGTTGGATGCAAATGTGTCACAGCCTTGAGTTTAAACAGCAGAGCTGTCATTGAAATTGTATGAGAATGATCAAACCTGTCAAGAACTGATCAGCCAGCATGTTCCAACAGCAGCACCAAGGGCTGCATCAGTTGAAGttgacgcacgcacgcacacacacacacacacacacacacacacacacacacacacacacacgcacacacacacacacacacacacacacacacacacacacacgcacacacacacatccttggTGAAAGCAGGTGTCTGCAGCACATTAGACTCTGATTTATGTCGGCTGAATGATGCTGTTAAACTAGTTCAGATAACAAGCATCATCACCAGGCATTTGGATACAATTATGGTTGTTTCTAAACCAAAGCATTTTCTAATTGTTTCCAACATAACACCCAATTTTGacgggagagaaaaaaaatatctatgAAGCTATGTCTGTTTGAATATGTGAATATTGTGTGCTTTAAGTGCCTATTGCctctcagtggacagagacaagAATGAGCAGGCCATATGATTTTTGTGAATTAGCCCCACTATATTTTCACTCGAGACAAAAGCACCACAGAGGCTTGTGAATGTATACATGAACTCACACACAGTCCGCGTCAGTGTTGCAGTCATATAGGTGATTTATGGGTTGCTGACAGATTAGCATTTTCCTAGAGAATTTGCATTTGGAAGCTCAAAAAGGTCTTCTCTGAGTAAAACAAAGATCCTGTAAATACTAGTGTTGGATCTTTGTTGGAGAAaagttgaaatgtgtttttaaattataagcaaggggggaaaaaaaggtacCTTCTTTTTGTTTAAAAGAAGTAGTAAAGAAACAGAGGAAAGGGTGTGTTCAGACAGAGCTCCGGCAGactgctggtgtgtgttcctCCTACAGTGGAAGGATATTTGCAGAGACACCTAAGATGATGAGACACTATTTGCTGTAGCACCCTGGCAGGGAATTCCTCAGCTGCCGCCGAAGAGCTTGAACTCAGCTATGGATGGATCTGCAGATGCTGTGTTCGTGGTTCAGACGGGACGTCATTGATAACCCTACAGTTTAATGAGGTTGATTTTAGATAtaagaaaaatgtgttgtttggaCATGCAAGAAAGTAAAAGTCGTGAGAGAAAGGAAAATGTGTCTGTCTAAAAAGGAAGTGGATCTATGGAGTCGGTCTGGAGAGGTGGGTGCAGCTGGTGATTAGGTTTATCTTTGTAGGGCCACCACACTTTACTGTACACACCTTCTCTATTAAAGCCTGATTAAAACTTATCGGACAGCATCATACCTCTCTCCCTTCTTTCAAGGAGACCAAATTATTCTGTTACCTTCTCTCTGTTTAATCTTCTGATTCCTGTTCAGAAGGGTGGAAACTGAAGACAACTGCATGCATTCACACCAGCATCAGGAGAGTAAAATGCAGCTTGTTTGTTAGGTTGCTTTGTCGATTCTTACTGATGAGTTTAATGTTCCAGTCTACATTTTAAAGaactctgtatatatatatatataaatatatatagatAATAACATGCTTCATTTTTGC contains:
- the tent5aa gene encoding terminal nucleotidyltransferase 5A translates to MSDDDSSSTTSSMSDTEGSSNISVLNWEQVQRLDAILTETIPIHGRGNFPTLEMQPRQIVKVVRSRMEEKQIHVRDVRLNGSAASHILHEDSGLGFKDLDLIFCADMKGESDFQTVKDIVLDCLLDFLPDCVNKERITPLTLKEAYVQKMVKVCNDSDRWSLISLSNNRGKNVELKFVDSLRRQFEFSVDSFQIKLDSLLLFYECSENPMSETFHPTIMGESVYGDFSEALDHLSHKIICTRNPEEIRGGGLLKYCHLLVRGFRAVSESEMKSLQRYMCSRFFIDFSDIGEQQRKLESYLQNHFVGLEDRKYDYLMTLHGVVNESTVCLMGHERRQTLGLIAMLAVRVLAEQNVIPNVANVTCYYQPAPYVADGNFSNYYIAQVQPVFACQQPAYSTWLPCN